Proteins from a genomic interval of Leptospira kanakyensis:
- a CDS encoding LIC10775 family protein: MIGEKYSLLFSLFVLTLGSLILLLLGSGLSLEAQTNPNVIVDPLLQKPWIPDAEEEESRSFHRFLSEHKNKQSTVKKKDSFGRNYLVSPAGLMRFLIDDEYIKEFPVIRDADIAAKELEALYEVRKEKDVVFLGKGIHLCYRLQREKEPGFFPNWLVRSNEITNRAANEWSDQSIPLDLVSDPYGCYVESAKPKDQLVLESESFRYRIRFSSKLRYEGLFGNRLGIYGENRDSIYRIVRFVQFLSNYLPEGQTEWDEALTLQTSGKKKKNLPKIILSIGSSFDKSRPLWDNKNYFRFWDSLRSLSPTLIRKLGFKRTESKSEYLSEWTEVDEIGNSVAMEMKEYYLYNAPRGYFLSLSYPKREKETAKLYWQTIRSSFEVKE; encoded by the coding sequence ATGATAGGGGAGAAATACTCTCTTCTATTTTCTCTGTTTGTCCTAACATTAGGATCTTTGATTTTACTCCTTTTGGGTTCAGGTCTATCGTTAGAGGCCCAAACAAATCCAAACGTCATCGTAGATCCCTTATTGCAGAAACCTTGGATTCCTGATGCTGAGGAAGAAGAAAGTAGAAGTTTTCATCGTTTCCTATCTGAACATAAAAACAAACAGTCCACGGTAAAAAAAAAGGATTCATTTGGTCGGAATTATTTGGTTTCGCCCGCAGGCCTGATGCGGTTTCTCATCGATGATGAATACATAAAAGAATTTCCTGTCATTAGGGATGCCGACATTGCTGCAAAAGAATTAGAAGCATTGTACGAAGTTCGAAAAGAAAAAGATGTAGTTTTCCTTGGAAAAGGAATCCATCTCTGTTACCGGTTGCAAAGGGAAAAAGAACCTGGATTTTTTCCTAACTGGCTTGTCCGTTCCAATGAAATTACGAACCGTGCAGCCAATGAATGGTCAGACCAATCCATTCCTTTAGATTTGGTCAGTGATCCCTATGGTTGTTATGTGGAATCGGCAAAACCTAAAGACCAGTTGGTTTTAGAATCCGAATCCTTCCGTTATCGGATTCGATTTTCATCTAAACTTCGTTATGAGGGTCTTTTTGGGAATCGTCTCGGAATTTATGGTGAAAACAGGGATTCAATCTATCGCATTGTACGATTTGTACAATTTCTTTCCAATTATTTGCCAGAAGGCCAAACAGAATGGGATGAGGCACTAACCCTCCAAACATCCGGAAAAAAAAAGAAAAACCTACCAAAAATCATTTTGTCAATTGGTTCTAGTTTTGATAAGTCAAGGCCGCTCTGGGACAATAAAAATTATTTTAGGTTTTGGGATTCACTACGTTCTCTCTCACCGACTCTCATCCGAAAGTTGGGATTCAAAAGGACAGAGTCTAAATCTGAATATTTGAGTGAATGGACAGAGGTGGATGAAATAGGAAATTCAGTTGCAATGGAGATGAAAGAGTATTATCTTTATAACGCACCTAGGGGTTACTTTCTTTCCTTGTCTTATCCCAAAAGAGAAAAGGAGACAGCAAAACTCTATTGGCAAACCATTCGAAGTTCATTTGAAGTTAAGGAGTAA
- a CDS encoding 16S rRNA (uracil(1498)-N(3))-methyltransferase — protein MLEPGLILFRTGFVAKPSISLFPEELAHLRALRLSKEETTIQIRDGEGGLYDYQFSPLSKELKFLNENHIPKKQERKTVAIALPKGNRFDFFLQKVTEIGLSSVVFLVFRHSIRKEFNLERAEKIVKEAAAQSKQTELLTLSIEPAGEWMKSYKDSLVVFHPHRSEIFSANHLLKKIPVIGPEGGFHLDEENWMEENKIPRLTLPGGVLRTETAGIVAASFLVYGT, from the coding sequence TTGTTAGAACCTGGTCTCATTCTTTTTCGTACTGGGTTTGTCGCAAAACCGTCCATATCCCTTTTTCCAGAAGAGTTGGCCCACCTCCGAGCCTTACGACTCAGTAAGGAAGAAACCACTATCCAAATTCGAGATGGGGAAGGTGGACTTTATGATTACCAATTCTCTCCTCTTTCCAAAGAATTAAAATTTTTAAATGAAAATCATATCCCGAAAAAACAAGAACGGAAAACAGTAGCCATTGCTTTGCCGAAGGGAAACCGGTTTGATTTTTTTTTGCAAAAGGTCACAGAGATTGGACTGAGCTCTGTTGTTTTTTTAGTTTTTCGGCATTCCATTCGGAAAGAATTCAATTTGGAGCGTGCTGAAAAAATTGTAAAAGAAGCAGCCGCACAGTCCAAACAAACGGAATTACTCACACTTTCCATTGAACCTGCGGGAGAGTGGATGAAATCATATAAAGATAGTTTGGTGGTCTTTCATCCTCATAGGTCCGAAATTTTTTCGGCAAATCATTTACTTAAGAAAATCCCTGTGATTGGTCCTGAAGGGGGATTTCATTTGGATGAGGAAAACTGGATGGAGGAAAACAAAATTCCAAGGCTTACACTTCCGGGTGGGGTACTCCGAACGGAAACGGCAGGCATTGTCGCCGCCAGTTTCCTTGTGTATGGAACTTAA
- a CDS encoding outer membrane lipoprotein-sorting protein, producing MRKLWILILFFSVLSMEAQAPPDASLSAQELLARLDREMDFGKGLVKGTYVLIRRNGTSETWKINRFFNGEDALLLFDRKGRGLESKLLTKDEGENVFFFNVLSAKLFRKTDDEKYEALMGTGFFYVDLSGYSYQANYNPLVNGDLEIGGEVYYRISLKPILPYFYKKLVLLVGKKDLKPYRVDFHDRDGILFKTLNLKYGPVKVKEVSGKVEEIQKASRLEMLDLNTGSITVWEIQEVDKSVNPDASLFAVDNLSR from the coding sequence ATGCGAAAACTTTGGATCCTCATACTTTTTTTTAGTGTTCTTTCGATGGAGGCGCAAGCTCCACCTGATGCCAGTTTGTCTGCACAGGAACTTTTGGCAAGGTTAGACCGTGAAATGGATTTCGGCAAAGGCCTTGTCAAAGGAACTTACGTTCTCATTCGTAGGAACGGAACTTCTGAAACTTGGAAAATCAATCGGTTTTTTAATGGGGAAGATGCTTTGCTTTTATTCGATAGAAAGGGGCGAGGACTCGAGTCCAAACTCCTCACTAAGGACGAAGGGGAAAATGTATTTTTCTTCAATGTTTTAAGTGCCAAACTCTTTCGAAAAACAGACGACGAAAAGTATGAAGCCCTTATGGGAACTGGATTTTTTTATGTAGATTTATCCGGGTATTCCTATCAGGCCAATTACAACCCCCTTGTGAATGGAGACTTGGAAATTGGCGGCGAGGTGTATTACCGAATTTCTCTCAAACCCATCCTTCCTTACTTTTATAAAAAGTTAGTTCTCCTTGTAGGAAAAAAAGATCTTAAACCATACCGCGTCGACTTTCATGACCGGGATGGAATTTTATTTAAAACTTTGAACTTAAAATATGGGCCTGTGAAAGTGAAAGAAGTTTCTGGAAAGGTAGAAGAAATTCAAAAAGCATCTCGTTTGGAAATGTTAGATTTGAATACTGGTAGTATCACGGTTTGGGAAATCCAAGAAGTAGATAAATCTGTAAATCCTGATGCTTCTCTATTTGCAGTCGACAACCTAAGTCGTTAA
- the guaB gene encoding IMP dehydrogenase, giving the protein MSNQPLPGSELLDGVSGQELFSVNMGLTYRDFLVLPGYIDFNPSDVELETKLSKNISLKRPLMSSPMDTVTESEMAIAQALMGGIGIIHYNNSIDEQVDLVRKVKRYENGFIKDPILLSPEHTLADLDAVKEKYGFSGIPITEDGTASTKLVGIVTNRDVDFERDRGIKLGKVMTTELITANVGISLQEANNILRTSKKGKLPIVDKQGKLVALICRSDLKKNKEFPQSSKDDQKRLRVGAALSTLPESRDRMAALAGVGVDAIIIDSAQGNSSYQMEMIHWIKSNFPNIDVIGGNVVTKAQAANLIAAGADGLRIGMGPGSICITQDTMAVGRAQATAVFKTAEYAQAHGVPVIADGGISNIGDIANALAIGASMCMMGSMFAGTKEAPGEYFYENGIRLKKYRGMASLEAMSKGGDKRYFSESQKIKVAQGVSGYVVDKGSVLNLIPYLVQGLRQSFQDMGFRNINDLHKALREGKLRFERRTESAQAQGSVHGLYSYTKPSMRAE; this is encoded by the coding sequence ATGTCAAATCAACCCCTACCAGGATCTGAGCTTCTCGATGGAGTCAGCGGACAAGAGCTCTTCTCGGTCAACATGGGACTTACCTATCGGGACTTTTTAGTTCTACCCGGTTATATAGACTTCAACCCAAGCGATGTGGAACTAGAAACTAAACTTTCCAAAAATATTTCACTCAAAAGACCTTTGATGAGTTCTCCTATGGACACAGTCACGGAGTCAGAAATGGCGATTGCACAAGCGCTAATGGGTGGAATCGGAATCATCCATTATAACAATAGCATCGATGAACAAGTGGATCTAGTTCGAAAAGTAAAACGTTATGAAAATGGATTCATTAAAGATCCAATCCTTCTTTCTCCAGAACATACGCTGGCCGATTTGGATGCAGTCAAAGAAAAGTATGGTTTTAGTGGGATTCCTATCACAGAAGATGGAACCGCCAGTACAAAGTTAGTTGGTATTGTGACCAACAGAGACGTAGATTTTGAAAGAGATCGCGGAATCAAACTTGGCAAGGTGATGACAACAGAACTCATCACAGCAAATGTTGGAATTAGTTTACAAGAAGCAAATAACATCCTTCGTACAAGTAAAAAGGGAAAACTCCCGATTGTGGATAAACAAGGAAAACTTGTAGCACTCATTTGCCGCAGTGACCTGAAAAAAAATAAAGAATTTCCTCAGTCTTCCAAAGATGATCAAAAAAGATTACGTGTAGGGGCAGCCCTTTCTACTTTGCCTGAGTCTCGTGACCGTATGGCCGCTCTTGCGGGTGTAGGAGTGGATGCCATCATCATCGATTCAGCACAAGGGAACTCTAGTTATCAAATGGAGATGATCCATTGGATCAAATCCAATTTTCCAAACATCGATGTGATTGGTGGAAACGTGGTCACAAAAGCACAAGCGGCAAACTTAATTGCAGCTGGTGCCGATGGACTTCGAATCGGAATGGGTCCTGGATCTATTTGTATCACACAAGATACAATGGCTGTGGGTCGCGCGCAAGCAACAGCAGTATTCAAAACAGCTGAGTATGCACAAGCACACGGAGTTCCAGTGATTGCGGATGGTGGAATTTCTAATATTGGAGACATTGCCAACGCTTTAGCGATTGGTGCATCCATGTGTATGATGGGCTCTATGTTTGCAGGAACAAAAGAAGCACCTGGTGAGTATTTTTATGAAAACGGAATTCGTCTAAAGAAATACCGGGGAATGGCAAGTTTAGAAGCAATGAGTAAGGGTGGGGACAAACGGTATTTCTCGGAATCCCAAAAGATCAAAGTCGCGCAAGGTGTTTCAGGATACGTTGTGGATAAAGGATCAGTTCTTAACCTCATTCCTTATCTTGTCCAAGGCCTCAGACAAAGTTTTCAAGATATGGGATTTAGAAATATTAACGATCTTCACAAAGCACTAAGGGAAGGAAAACTTCGTTTTGAACGAAGGACGGAATCAGCCCAAGCACAGGGTAGTGTGCATGGATTGTATTCTTACACAAAACCATCCATGAGAGCGGAATAA
- a CDS encoding DUF1577 domain-containing protein, whose protein sequence is MDTLERSKRSLDVFSDTEKKLHVLTKFLLNQELSLKDNIHSGESCFLKKVSADGNKILVSVRPTMSLSVGQKITLYKILGRYLHLECTVEQEKAESQYVLHLDKIAIAKKDRESSRIPVPPGSAWITNVVSSKAKIETDMFHVPTAVKVNFQDYETKLKNIVDFIKISTFNSSEDSEIILQIKKTKKGLLLEDTTDRKCYEESPNEDFLVFSEDIDLDIAKEINNRRNQKIKSELILPILYLTDEEESIPIGYIQMQSKTETFDLLKAMEMKTLCFEMVDRIRHSNMIKSDGKFPVIDISEGGLKVIVDHPDLMQSLPKLSGFQFDIFFKMQSPLTAFGTIRTITKNEEGHLTVGLAIAGHSSRSGEKKRFLENVEFFRKQNQK, encoded by the coding sequence ATGGATACACTAGAAAGAAGTAAGCGATCTCTGGATGTTTTTTCCGACACAGAAAAAAAACTCCATGTTTTGACGAAATTTTTATTAAACCAGGAATTGAGTCTAAAGGACAATATTCATTCTGGGGAGAGTTGTTTTTTAAAAAAAGTTTCGGCGGACGGGAACAAAATACTAGTCAGCGTACGTCCAACCATGTCCCTCTCTGTGGGTCAAAAAATCACCCTATATAAAATCCTTGGAAGATACCTTCATTTGGAATGCACCGTCGAACAAGAAAAGGCGGAATCCCAATACGTCCTGCATTTAGATAAAATCGCCATTGCCAAAAAAGATAGAGAAAGTTCGAGAATTCCTGTGCCTCCTGGTTCGGCTTGGATCACAAATGTTGTTTCTAGTAAGGCTAAAATTGAAACCGATATGTTTCATGTTCCCACTGCCGTAAAAGTCAACTTTCAGGACTATGAAACCAAACTAAAAAACATAGTTGATTTTATCAAAATCTCTACATTCAACTCAAGCGAAGATTCAGAAATCATCCTACAAATCAAAAAAACCAAAAAAGGCCTACTTTTAGAAGATACTACAGATCGGAAATGTTATGAAGAGTCACCGAATGAAGATTTCTTAGTTTTTTCCGAAGATATTGATTTAGATATAGCAAAAGAAATTAACAACCGACGAAATCAAAAGATCAAATCGGAACTGATTTTACCAATCCTTTACTTAACTGATGAAGAAGAATCTATCCCCATTGGATACATCCAAATGCAAAGTAAAACAGAGACCTTTGATTTACTAAAGGCTATGGAGATGAAAACTTTATGTTTTGAAATGGTGGATCGAATCCGTCATTCCAATATGATCAAATCAGATGGAAAGTTTCCGGTCATTGATATCTCTGAAGGTGGGCTGAAAGTAATTGTGGACCATCCGGATTTAATGCAAAGCCTTCCAAAACTTTCTGGATTCCAATTTGATATTTTTTTCAAAATGCAATCCCCTCTTACCGCTTTTGGAACCATCAGAACCATTACAAAAAACGAAGAAGGCCACCTAACAGTAGGTCTCGCGATTGCAGGGCATTCCTCACGATCTGGTGAGAAAAAAAGATTTTTGGAAAACGTAGAATTCTTTCGAAAACAAAACCAAAAATAG